The following are encoded in a window of Flavobacterium psychrotrophum genomic DNA:
- a CDS encoding ABC transporter permease yields the protein MNLEYFIARRLFTAKHHKSSISAPIIKIAIIAIATGIVMMMVAIATGFGLQDKIREKVSAFNGNILISNYDDNQSEVSVAPISIKQPFYPKFKDVQGISHVQAVASKAGIIRTETTFEGVIFKGVGKDYKWDAIKEYITKGRVPALLGKLNEEVVISEYLANKLELKVGDKFNTFFMKEGGNGMPNLRIFELVGVYNSGFQEFDATYVLGDIRHVQRINKWNAEQVGSFEVFIDDFTQLQQKGEEVYKSIPSTLNSVTIKEKYVNIFDWLDLFDVNIIVIIVIMIIVATINMVVALLVLILERTQMVGMLKALGANNWSVRKIFLYNAAYLILKGLLWGNAISFILLLGQKYFGVVKLRPENYYVSVAPVTIDVPAILIINAGTILVCLLLLLIPSYIITRISPVKAIRFE from the coding sequence CCCGCAGGCTGTTTACTGCAAAACACCATAAAAGTAGTATATCTGCCCCAATAATAAAAATTGCCATTATTGCCATTGCTACCGGTATAGTAATGATGATGGTGGCTATCGCTACAGGATTTGGACTTCAGGATAAGATACGCGAAAAGGTATCGGCCTTTAATGGTAACATACTAATTTCTAATTATGACGATAACCAGAGTGAGGTTAGTGTGGCGCCTATTTCTATAAAACAGCCTTTTTATCCTAAGTTTAAAGATGTTCAGGGTATAAGCCATGTGCAGGCAGTAGCCAGTAAGGCGGGTATTATTAGAACCGAAACTACTTTTGAAGGGGTGATTTTTAAAGGTGTGGGTAAAGATTATAAGTGGGATGCTATAAAAGAATATATTACTAAAGGGCGTGTGCCCGCTTTATTGGGTAAACTTAATGAAGAGGTTGTAATTTCAGAATACCTTGCAAACAAGCTTGAGCTTAAAGTAGGAGATAAGTTCAATACCTTTTTTATGAAAGAAGGGGGTAACGGTATGCCAAACCTCAGGATATTTGAACTTGTGGGGGTTTATAACTCCGGTTTCCAGGAATTTGATGCTACTTATGTGTTGGGAGATATCCGCCATGTGCAGCGCATTAATAAATGGAATGCAGAACAAGTGGGGTCTTTTGAAGTATTTATTGATGATTTTACCCAGTTACAGCAAAAGGGGGAAGAGGTGTACAAGTCGATACCCAGCACGCTAAACAGTGTTACCATAAAAGAAAAGTATGTAAACATATTCGACTGGCTCGACCTGTTTGATGTAAATATTATAGTAATCATTGTTATTATGATTATTGTCGCCACTATTAATATGGTTGTTGCGTTGCTTGTGCTCATACTGGAGCGTACTCAAATGGTGGGAATGCTAAAAGCGTTAGGGGCTAACAACTGGAGTGTACGCAAAATATTTCTATACAATGCCGCTTATCTTATCTTGAAAGGATTATTGTGGGGTAATGCTATTAGTTTTATATTACTACTTGGGCAAAAATATTTTGGTGTAGTAAAGCTGCGTCCGGAAAATTATTATGTAAGCGTTGCACCTGTAACTATAGATGTACCGGCAATATTAATAATAAATGCGGGTACAATTTTGGTGTGCCTGCTGCTATTGCTTATACCATCTTATATAATTACCAGGATATCTCCGGTAAAAGCCATCCGATTCGAATAA